The DNA window CGTTCCATGCATTCACCATGTAAATGCGTGTGACTTCCGCGAATGGCTCAGCCGCCCGTTGCATTCTCCTCGTGAGACTCCGCTGAGCTGCCTTCAACGGGTGTCGGCGTCTGGCCCGGCTCGTTCGGCTTCTGGCCCGGCAGGAGTTCGGCGAACCCCTGACGCTCGGGATGCGGCCTGAACCCGGCTTCGGTGCGCCACTCGTCGAACGTGAAAGCGCTCGGCAATGTCCCCATCACTCGCAACCGATGTTCACGGTCAGCAGGCACGGGTGAGTCGTAGGAGAGCAGCACGTCGTCACCGAAACGCGGGGCCAGGTGCTTCTGGATTGCCGCGAGCCAGACCTCCGCGCGCGGCTTCGTCGCCTGCTCGGCCAGATGCTCGCGCGCGGCGTAGCTCGTCGCCTTGTTGCTGCTCGTCACGTCGCCCACAATCTCCGGGGGCACGCGGTACACCATCCGCACGAAGTCCATGAGGAAGCGCCGCAACTCGACGAGCTGCATGTCCCTGAAGGGCGTGTCGAGCCGCGCGAACGTCGTCTTCCCACTCGTAATCATCACCCGGCCAGCGTTCGCGGGGCCACCGTACTCGCGCGCGAGGCTCTCTTTGAACGCTCTCGCAGGGCCGCCCTGGCTCTCGCTGAATCCCTCAATCGCGATGACCGCGCCGGGCAGCATGTTGTTCCAGAAGGCGTTCTTCGTGAACCGGGCCGCGTGCTCGTCGGTGTCCACCTCATCCCCGAGCGCATAGGCGATGCCGATGCCACGCCCGAGCGGGTCCGACGGGTTCAGCCGCTTCACGCAAATCACGCTCGTCGCGGGCAGCGTGAAGAGGCGCCCGCCCGCCGTCACCGTGTAGGTGCGTTCGGACTTCGGTTTGCTCAAGTCAGGCAACGCGAGCACACAGTCGGGCGGCACAGGCCACAAGCCCACAGGCACCCCGGCCAGTTCCTCGACGACAACGAAGAACTCGCCCGTCAGGTCGTAGTGCAGGCAGAACAGCTTCGCGAAGTCGCGGCCCGTCATGTAGTCGTTAGGGTCCGCGAGCAGCCGCAACAGGGGGTGGTCCGTCAGCTCCACCGCACCGCCCATGTCGGCGAGCGACTTCAAGCGCTCGCGGCGCGCGTCCCCACCGGCCCGCCGCAGCGACACGTCTACGAGTGCCTTCCGTGTCGCAGGGTCTTGCCGAATGAATGCCCGCCACGTCACATCCGCGAACGCATCGCCCACCGTGTCGACGATGGTCCCCAGCCATGGCATCTCCGCATAGGCCGCGAGGAGAGCGGGCACCTCACGGCGGGGTGGGGCCGCAGTCCACCGGCTCAGCTCCAGCCCCGTCCCCTTGCGCTTCGCACCACCGCCCAGCGCGGCGCGCATCTTGTCGAGCAACCCCATTCCGTCCCCTCACTCAGACCGCGAAGAACTGCTCGGCGAAAACAAGGTCGTGGACTCCCCAGCACATGGCGTCGGCACGGTCATCGCGTCGGCCATTCACGCCCGTAAACTTGCTGAGCTGCTGTTCCAGCTTGGGGAACGTCCCAACGAACTCGACGCGGCCCGCTTCGGCGAGGGCGGACACGGGCTCAGCGCGCTTGCTCTTGGCACTCGTGGCCCGAACGGGCTTCACGTTGACGGACACGCCCATCTCTCCCGCCACGGTGCTGATGAGCGTTTCCACCATCTCCCCGCCCGTGTTCACCTCCACCACGAGCGCGTCACACCCCCATTCGAGATAGGCGCGAATCGCCTTCGTCGCCCACTCGCGAGGACTGGCCCGGCACGACAGGTCCGCGAGCACCGACACGCGCTTGAGCGCCATGCCGTCGGCACCGAACAGCAAGCTCGACTTGCACCCTTCGACGATGATGCCCGTTTCATCGGAGCCCGTCTCACTGGTAGGGCTTGGGTCCACGCTGACGATGCGCCGGTCCAGTTGCTGCGCATACTCGTGAGGGTCCGCATCGACGCGCCGCCACTTCGCCGAACCGAAGATGGCACCGGGCACGTCCATCAGCAGGCGGCCGAGGACTTCCTGCTGTCCCCAGCGCGTCCCCGCCAGCGCCCGCATGTTGGCCACGGCCGACGGCGCCAGGTTCGCCGCGTTGCTCAGCGACGAACCCGAGCGCAGCACCACGCCGGGCCTAAGAATCTGCTTCTCCGCGTCGGCGAACAACAGCTCTTCAATCTTCTTCAGGGGCCTGGGGGTGCCAGTCAGCAGGAGCTGCGGCGGGTCCTCGCGCGTGCCGATGCGCAGCACCAGAGGGAGCTGATCAACCGCCGCCATGTCGTGCTTCCAACTCGCGGGCTCGTCGCCCCATCCCCATCCGGCATTCGGGCCGCGCAACCGGTCAGGCTTATCCGCCGAGTAGCAGATGGCATAGACACCGTTCGGCCACGTCACCCGGCGCTTCGACGGTTCGTACTTCGGCGTGAACCAGGGCGGCGATAGGGCCAGGATGCCGGACGCACCGCGAATCATCGTGTCGCGCACGTCCGCAGCCGTCGGGCCAATCAGCGCCCCGACGCTTTTCGCCTGCCACGCCTTTTTGATGACCCACCGCGCGCCGCACCACGTCTTCCCGAAGCCTCTTCCCGCCATCACGAAGCAGGTCGCGAACTTGTCGGGAGGCGTCTGCTCACGACGCGCCCAGAAATCGAGGTCGTAGACGAGCAGCTCGACTTCCTTGTCGTCGAGCCCTCCGAAGAGCTTCGCGAGCTGCACGCGTGAGCCTGCCGTCTGGACCATCCTCGACGCGGGCGACTCATGCGGCGCGAGGTTGGCGGCGAACTGCCCCCAGGTTCCTTTCAGAATGCTGCGCATCACTCGCCCCCTTTGCCGTCGACCGCCGAGGGCTGAGCGACATCGGAGGGGGCGGGCTCGTCAGGGAGGAACTTGCCGAGCCGGTCAATCAGCAGTTCGCGCAGCGCGACAGTGTCGGCGGCCTGGTCCTCGGGGCTCTTCGCCTCGACGTTGTCGCGGCGGCCGTACAGCTCGGGGAACCGACGACTCAGCAGCCACTGGACGTGTTTGGGGTTCGTGGTGGACGCTGCTTGCAACGTCTCGGTCGCCGACTGCATGAACTCGGCTTCGGCACGGTTCACCGCGACGAAGAACTCGCGATAGAGCCCGCGCGCCTCGCTCGCACCCCGGTGGAACCAGCGCGAAATGGAGTGTTCCTCAACGCCAACGAGGCCCGCAGCCGCGCGACGGAAGAGCCCATTTCTCAGGTGCTCGCAGAATGCACCAATCAGCTCGTGCGTAAGCTTTGTTGGAGGGGCCACAACACATAAATGCGTGTGACTTCCGGGAGCGGCGCGCGCATCCCTTCAATTTCTTCGAGGATCCGTGAACACATCGCTACGCCCAGCGGTTTTCCTCAGAATTTTTCGAAAGTGGGGGTGCGCCGAGCAAGCCTAAACCAAGGATCGTGAATCTCGTCCGGCCTCAGGCGGTGCGCCTGGGGTCGGCGCGGCGCAGGGATGGACTGGCAGAGCGCTGGGCGGAGCGAGCAGCGAGGTAGGCGTGCACCCGGGCCAAGAGCCGGTCCATCGTGCGGCAGCGGTGATTGCGGGTGACATTGGCGTGCAGGTCGAGCCACACCCGCTCGATGCGATTGCCCTGGGGGCAGTAGGGCGGCAGGAAGTGAAGGACGAATCGCCTGCCGAGATGGGCGAGCACCTTGCGTGTCTTCTTACTGGAGTGGACAGAGGCGTTGTCGAGGACCAGGTGGATGCGACGAGCACGTCGATATGCACTCGCCAGACGCCAGAGAAGCTGGATGAAGAGCGCGCTGGCTTTGCTCCGCCCTTCCACCCACGTCAGCTTTCCCGTGCGTACATTGAGGGCTCCAGCCAGGTAGCGCTTCTGGTTGTTGCCAGGCGTCACCACCACACGCCTGTGCCCGGGCATGCACCAGTCGCGTCCCACCTTGGGATTGAGATGGATGTCGACTTCGTCCACATGGAGAACAGGCTCCGTGGAGGGTCCGTACACCTCGAGACACCTCACCGCGTGGAGTCGACGGCGTCGCTTCCACCCGGGCCAAGGACACTCGACGATGGGCTTGGCCGCCTTGAGCCGCGCGCCGAGCGAGGCGAGGGTGCGCCCCATGGTGGCCACCGACACACGCACCAAGCCTCGGCGCGCCAATTCCTGGCACAGCAACTCCCGCGTCCACGTCGGACGACACCAGCCCCAATCCTCCGGTGTCCCCGCCAGCACTCGTACCAGCCGCTCGCGGAACCGCTCGTCCACCTTGGCGCGTCCGTTGTTCTCCCTCCTGTCCCGAAGTTCCTGCCGCCCGCCCTCCCGGTAGCGGCGGACCGCGCTCACCACCGTCGAGGTCGCGCACTCCAATGCTCGGGCGACGGCATGGCACGAGGCTCCTCGCCCCACGGCCGCCACCGCCATGCATCTGCGGTAGGTGAGCGGGCAGCCGCTCCTGGCTGCCCACCGAAGCAGCGCTCGCCGCTGCTTTCTCTTCAACCACTGCCTACCTTTGCCCTCGGGCAGGGCCTTCTCGCTCTCAGGTCTTCTGCGCACACAGAGCCGAACGAGAGGTGCCCCTGCTCTCTCTTCCCGCCCCTCCCGCGCCCGCTTGCTCTCCGGCCTGATCGAGAATTACGAACCTCGGTTTAGACCCGACCTCAGACTGGAAATCCTTGCCGGGGGGATAGCCACCCAGATTTCACCTGAAGTGAACGCTACCACACAGACATACATCCGATGCAGTTTCTCCAAATCCGTGACCCTGCTAGGATAGTCATTGCTAGAACGGCGTGTCCTGTAGAGCTATTGTCTTTGACCTTCAGTGGGGGCCCTTTGAGCAAGAAGATTTCCCTTGAGATCCAAGAGAATGAAGTTGGCGAGTCAGTCAGAGCTCGGTTTTCCATGGTTGCGTCGATTCTTCGTGCGATGCTGTACTCGACAAAGAAGACACGGGTGAAAAAACTTGGAGGCGCCACAAAGATAACTCTCGAAGACCTAGCAATTATCTATCAAGAGGGGGATGGAGATTTCGGAGTATGTTTTGAGTATGCAATCCATGACGCAATTCGAGAGCGCCACAAGTCAATATACCCACTCATTGAAGAGGTCCTCTTCGACTTCTGCAAGATCAAGGGCACGGCAGAGTCAATCCTCTTTGGACTTGAGAAGAACGGCTCACTCAACATTGTCCAAACTGCAAAGAACAGCCTAACAGATGAGTCGCGAATTCTCGTCGGCAAGGTGGGCAAGCCCCCTTATCTTCGAGACAGAATTTCAGATCTACAACGAGCATTTCGCGACAAGCAACACCGCAGCGCACTCCCCCAAAGTATCCGTGGACTCTGGCAAGCCGATCTATTCCTTGGATCGCCAGCAACGGAACAGTGGGTTGGAACAACATTGAAACTCACTAAAGAAGAGCTTCAACACGCACCCGGACTTCGCGTTGGAGTCTACCCATCCAACAAGAAAGAAGGACCCTCAAAAAACATCAGCAAGAACATGATAATCTGCCCACTCCCGTACAGGAGTGATTTCATGATACTCTTTCAGGCCAGCTTTCAAATTGCCCGCCAGATAATGGCCTCCAAAGGGAGAATGCCTAAGCCACCTGCCATAGTGTACGAGGACGACATTGTGGTTGCTGAGTGGATTACTGCTCGACGGACCTTTGCTGTGATGGACATACTAGAGGCTCTAGTTCCGCTCATGCAACCAGGTCTCACAAAGACGGAGACATCTCAAGAGTCGATCACCGATGACGACACCGAGGCCTTTGCCCCGATGCCGCTCATCGACTAAGGAACAGAGCTGCATTGCGCAGGGGATTGGGGAGCCCCCTTAGCGCGCCCCAGCAACTTCATCCCGCAGCTCTTCCAGCACACGAGC is part of the Myxococcus landrumus genome and encodes:
- a CDS encoding phage portal protein; amino-acid sequence: MGLLDKMRAALGGGAKRKGTGLELSRWTAAPPRREVPALLAAYAEMPWLGTIVDTVGDAFADVTWRAFIRQDPATRKALVDVSLRRAGGDARRERLKSLADMGGAVELTDHPLLRLLADPNDYMTGRDFAKLFCLHYDLTGEFFVVVEELAGVPVGLWPVPPDCVLALPDLSKPKSERTYTVTAGGRLFTLPATSVICVKRLNPSDPLGRGIGIAYALGDEVDTDEHAARFTKNAFWNNMLPGAVIAIEGFSESQGGPARAFKESLAREYGGPANAGRVMITSGKTTFARLDTPFRDMQLVELRRFLMDFVRMVYRVPPEIVGDVTSSNKATSYAAREHLAEQATKPRAEVWLAAIQKHLAPRFGDDVLLSYDSPVPADREHRLRVMGTLPSAFTFDEWRTEAGFRPHPERQGFAELLPGQKPNEPGQTPTPVEGSSAESHEENATGG
- a CDS encoding terminase large subunit domain-containing protein; the protein is MRSILKGTWGQFAANLAPHESPASRMVQTAGSRVQLAKLFGGLDDKEVELLVYDLDFWARREQTPPDKFATCFVMAGRGFGKTWCGARWVIKKAWQAKSVGALIGPTAADVRDTMIRGASGILALSPPWFTPKYEPSKRRVTWPNGVYAICYSADKPDRLRGPNAGWGWGDEPASWKHDMAAVDQLPLVLRIGTREDPPQLLLTGTPRPLKKIEELLFADAEKQILRPGVVLRSGSSLSNAANLAPSAVANMRALAGTRWGQQEVLGRLLMDVPGAIFGSAKWRRVDADPHEYAQQLDRRIVSVDPSPTSETGSDETGIIVEGCKSSLLFGADGMALKRVSVLADLSCRASPREWATKAIRAYLEWGCDALVVEVNTGGEMVETLISTVAGEMGVSVNVKPVRATSAKSKRAEPVSALAEAGRVEFVGTFPKLEQQLSKFTGVNGRRDDRADAMCWGVHDLVFAEQFFAV
- a CDS encoding IS630 family transposase, producing the protein MRRRPESEKALPEGKGRQWLKRKQRRALLRWAARSGCPLTYRRCMAVAAVGRGASCHAVARALECATSTVVSAVRRYREGGRQELRDRRENNGRAKVDERFRERLVRVLAGTPEDWGWCRPTWTRELLCQELARRGLVRVSVATMGRTLASLGARLKAAKPIVECPWPGWKRRRRLHAVRCLEVYGPSTEPVLHVDEVDIHLNPKVGRDWCMPGHRRVVVTPGNNQKRYLAGALNVRTGKLTWVEGRSKASALFIQLLWRLASAYRRARRIHLVLDNASVHSSKKTRKVLAHLGRRFVLHFLPPYCPQGNRIERVWLDLHANVTRNHRCRTMDRLLARVHAYLAARSAQRSASPSLRRADPRRTA